The following proteins come from a genomic window of Nicotiana tomentosiformis chromosome 12, ASM39032v3, whole genome shotgun sequence:
- the LOC104115315 gene encoding uncharacterized protein — protein MLQQGYLKELLIDKGRNNFARGRERQGPPNSLSPSHTINMIINGSDDTSINDVIFTATHKLKRSITYEWYDGLEESIIFDELDANGLTFPHNDALVITLCILDTDVKHIMVDDGSGVCIIHPRVLTQMRLEDIIVSRCITLTGFNNVVEQTLGEITLPVLADGVTLETTFHIMD, from the coding sequence ATGTTGCAGCAGGGATACCTCAAAGAGCTGTTGATCGACAAGGGGAGAAACAACTTTGCCAGAGGACGTGAACGCCAAGGCCCACCAAATTCACTGTCACCATCTCACACTATCAACATGATAATCAACGGCAGCGATGACACCTCCATCAACGACGTTATATTCACTGCCACCCATAAGCTCAAAAGATCCATCACCTACGAATGGTATGAcggactcgaagaaagtatcatcttcgatgagtTAGATGCCAACGGTTTGACTTTCCCTCATAATGACGCTCTCGTAATTACTTTGTGCATTTTAGATACTGATGTCAAACACATCATGGTGGATGATGGAAGTGGAGtgtgcattatccatccccgagtcctcACCCAGATGAGACTTGAGGACATTATAGTGTCGCGCTGCATCACGCTAACCGGTTTTAATAATGTAGTTGAGCAGACATTGGGAGAAATTACACTCCCAGTCTTGGCCGACGGCGTAACATTGGAGACGACATTCCACATTATGGACTAG